The Castor canadensis chromosome 12, mCasCan1.hap1v2, whole genome shotgun sequence genome contains the following window.
ggctcatgcctgaaatcctagctacatgggaggctacaattgggaagattgaggttcaagcccagctgggcaaatagtgtgtgagacccaGTCTCCAAAACAATCgaacaaaatggactgtaggtgtggctcaagcagtagagctgctttgcaagcttgaagcccttgagttcaaaccccagtctcaggaaaaaaaaaaaaaatcatgtccaGTTTGGTATATAATATTGGTTTTCCCATCCTCTGTAAAAGAGCATCATTGGGATGTTTGCCTTCCCTTTGCTCCCTCTGGATTACACTTAATTTCTACAAAATGCTAAGCATAAGAAGTACAAAATTCACATTTGCTATAGCTATAGTTTCCCTTCTTTCCTGTTCCTCACCTCCTAGTTAAGAACAGGAAATATGCAAACTTTTTCTTCCCATGTTTTCTTCTCACTCTGGCTGCTTTAGGCATCATTTGCAAACAGGAGCCTTTCCAATGCCTTACTTGGGCATAGCACGTGACCATGTTTGctttgtggggattttttttggcagtactagagtttgaactcaggtcctcacacttgctaggtaggcgctcttactgcttgagctactccaccatccctgtttagtgatgggtattttttgagatagggtctcatgaactatttgcctggggctggctttgaacctcagtcctcctgatctctgcctcctgagtggctaggattacaggtgtgagccactggtgcccagtcatATTTGTTGAAAGTAAAGGGAGGAGTGCTGAAATGCTCTGCCAGTGTGGAATGTGTTCTTGGCCTTCTTGTGTTGAAACTGTCAGCagaggaaagaagcaaacatttATCCACCTAATCCTTTCTCAGATCCCTTAGCAAATATCATATTTACTTTAAAAGATGGCAAACATAATTATACTAAGGAATATAATTCTGTAAGAAGAGTTTTTTTATATGGCCCTTTATATTAAAATCACTTTGGGTAAAACACAGAGGATTTTTTAGGGGAATGAAACTACTTTGTGTGATCCTGTAAGGGTAGACACATGTCATTATACACTTGTCAAAACCCATAGGATGTACAAAGCCAACCGTGAATTCCACTGTGAACTATGCACTGTGAGTGGTTATTATGGGTCAGTGTTGGTTCCTCAGTTAAAACAAACGTGCCACTCTGGGGCAGGGTGCCCACAGTGAGGTAATTTTCTGCGGTGGACAAGGGAAATGTCTATTAAAAGCattctaaaaaaaagaagaaaaaacactctAAATTAAGACTTTTATTACAAGAGATTAGTTTAAATAAGGTAAATATCCAagctccatttttgtttttctttcttttgttttttatagaactgagatttgaactcagggctttgtccttgcaaagcaggtgctctaccacttgagccatgcctccagccctgcaaGCTCTATTTTTGAACTACAGTTTCAGCAGGCTGGcgtatggcccaagtggtaatgttgagggaatctcaagctgagatatggacactgaggcagtttagcaggaagcaaggtTTTATTGTGCTGAcccagacccagtggactcatgtccaaaggatgagccctgagaacaaaggggtctgaccttacatacccttgcaagcagattacagaggcaaaaaaacaaagctcaacccacatatggctgcatgtgacttcattggctatttcatctcccctgtgctatgtgaccttcatggttcagttctttaagttttatctctctgctttgccatcccttccctctgcctaagtatcagaacacagcctatctgtttctcttctggcccACCTCCCTGCTACAGTCCTCCCTGTCTTGAAATAtagtttcacttttattttatgcAATTATTTAATAAGCTAATATAATGCCTGTGTAGAAAGCCTGTGATGACCAATGttagtaaattaaaataatttgtaagtaGTATATCAATTACTTTATATAAAGAGTTATAAAGAGTGTTTCCAAATATTActcaaaaatcattatttttttgcagtactggtgtttgaactcagggcctcacacttgctgggcaggtgctttaccacgtaagccattctgccagctcttttttgtattgggtattttttgagatagggtctcatgaactatttgcctggactggcttttaacagcaatcttcctgatcactgctcctgagtagctagaatccTACAGGTGTAAGCCAACCGGCACCCAGCTACTATAGTTATTTTATACTACAAATTTAGTCCCCTTTGAAAAGTTAATGTGAAATAAGCCTAATGGATAAATTAAATAAAGCTGGCTAATTACATCTTACAAAGTATGGGATGCCAAACTCATGAGATTTTGCTATCtttcatattttgcttattttcactTGATCATCCTATGTGCTGTGTTTTAGTCTTCACCCCTCCTCCAAAGAAGGCGGAAGACCCTTTCCGAACAGATGACCTTCCTGAAAACCTGGGCTATCACCTCAAAATGAAGGATGGTGTTGTCTATATTTATCCTAACGAAGCCGCAGCCAGCAAGGATGAGCCCAAGCCATACTCTTACCCAGATCTGGATGACTTCTTAGATgacatgaactttttgcttgctTTAATTGCCCAAGGACCTGTGTAAGTGCTTAGTGAGAGCTTAACAATAGTTACTGCTACCGCTGATAGTAAGAATAACATCTACTAAATAGATCAAATGTTCAAATACTGTGCTAAACCCTTCATGTAGATCAGTCAGCTGTGTACTGAAAGTTTATGAGCAAGTTTATGAGTTGAGAGTGTGGCCCAAAGTTACACAGCTGGCTGATCCAGAATTGGATCCCATGTCTGCTGACTACAAAGTCAAGGCCATTACCATTGATCTACATAGTCTCCACTGATTTTTAAATGCCTTCCCAAGTCCTCCCTCGTTATGTCTAACTTTGATGAAAAAGTTAGAGTACTTTTCAGTGAGAATAACTCTAGAGGACCGTGAAACATTTATTCCAACAATTGTTTCCTATGGGTGATAGGAGTCCTGATGCTTTTGAAATAGTGACTgccttccttaaatgtttggatttcttttagaattatgtaattttatttttcacagtaagACCTATACCCACCGGCGCCTGAAGTTCCTCTCCTCCAAGTTCCAGGTCCATCAGATGCTCAATGAGATGGATGAACTAAAGGAGCTGAAAAACAACCCCCACCGAGATTTTTACAACTGCAGGAAGGTAAACGTCTTAGCTGCTCAGATGCAATTTCTAGAAAAAGGCACTAGCCAAAGATTTCTTGAGAAGGACAAGAACACCGTTTTCTAATTAATCTAAAACTCCTCCAGATAGTGAAAGTAGGTAGATTATGtctaaaagaataaaagcatcatttcttttctttctttttgacagtactagggtttgaactcaggatcctgaacttgctaggcaggagctctaccatttttgaaccacaccctcagttCTTGTGTTTTAACTATTTTTCAGGTACAATATCTTTTTTGACAGGGACCAGCCTTAGAGTACATTCTtatgcctcccgagtagctgggattacagctgtgagcctccatgctggcttatttgttgagatggagtcttgccagCCCCGTTCCCTCCCCCTAAtctctggccttgaaccacaatactcctgatctACTCCTtgggaatagctgggattacaggcacccagTTAAAACATCATttcttcaccttttctttttttctggtggcactggggtttgaattcagggcctcatgcttgctaggcaggttctcttatTGTTTGACACACTCTGACACtcctaaaaatgtcattttttttttttgagatttaccAAACTCTTAGGTAAAATATTGCAATTATCAGACTggggggtagctcagtggtacagcaattGCCTAACATGTGGAAGACTCTGTATTTGAtcccaaaactgaaaaaataaattattatgatcaacaaagaataagaaaaatgaacaaaatcttAAGAACTGAATATTTTAGGATTTGGAAAATCTTCCtcctgattctttttcttttgcttcctgactATAAAACTTTGGgggaaataatgaaatatttttgagttCCAGTGTTCTCACTTGTAAAATTGGAAAATACCTGATGTGAATCAGGCTCAATACACCTGATATGAAGATTGTGAATGCCAAATGAAGCTAATGACTGTGAAACCTAATCAATTAGAAACACTTCTAATACCTGTCCTGAACAGCAAGTAGAACAGGAAATATCTGCACAAAGATTTAGGctcaaatcctggctctaccTTCTGTTTAATCTTTGGCAAATACTTAATCTatcaaaaatttatattaaaagccctgagttcacaccccagtgccaccaaaaaataattcgTATTATAAATTGTACTTATAAAAGTATCTATCAAGCCAGGAgctggtgactcaagcctgtaatcctagctactttggagtctgagatcaggaggatcatggtttgaggccagcccaggcaaaaagtttgcaagaggccatctcaatggaaagcagctgggtgtgatggtgtgtgcctgtcatcctagctagggCAGAAAGTGtgaaataggatcacagtccagacggACTTGGGCATAAAGCAAAACTCTATCTcttaaaataaccacagcaaaaagggctggaggcatgactcaagcagtagagcacctgcctaacaagcatgaagccttgaatttAAGCCACATATGTCACATAAATGGTCTCACTGTGCCATGGCTTCATACTTTTAATCCTATCTTCTTTGAGAATGAAAGCTGTGGTAGCAACATCAGTTCTAATTTGTGTGTCCCGCATGGAGAAGGAGCCCCAAGAATTTTGCATGGACCGAATGTAGGAAGCATATCAGATGTACATATATTCAGGAGAAGCAAGCATTATCATTGCCTATAGCCAAGCTTTCACATTCCTGAACTagcacagaaggaaacaatggGTCTTTGTTTCTGTGCCTCCTCTACCAGCTGTCAGCTCACAGCCCTGttatctcctccttcctcctgccaTGGTGGATCTGCAGGCACCATGGCCACTGATAGAACGGAATAATGAAAGCtgatgcttctctctctctgggtGTGCACCCAGGTGGACACCCATATCCACGCAGCTGCCTGTATGAACCAGAAGCATCTGCTGCGCTTCATTAAGAAGTCTTACCACATCGATGCCGACAGAGTGGTCTACAGCACCAAAGAGAAGAATCTGACCCTACAGGAACTTTTTGCTCAATTGAAAATGCATCCCTATGACCTAACTGTTGACTCTTTGGACGTTCATGCTGTAGGTTGAAAAGATGTTATTTTCACTGTAGCATGCAGAACCCCACATCTTTGTGCTTCCAGTGGTCCCTTGTTATGCATAGTCTCCCTTTTAACATGTTGGTTCACTGAGAAAGcccctaagatttttttttttttgtggtctgtggtttgaactcatggtttacaccttgagccactccatcaaccccttttttggtgatgggtgttttcaagatagggttgcttgaactatttgctcagtctggattcgaaccacgattctcctgatctctgcttcctgagtagctaggattaaggtgtgAGTCACCGGTACCCGGCTACCTAAGACGATTTAGAGGTTCATTCACTGTTGATTGTCAGCTGTACCAGACATCATTTTTGGGGCCCAATCCCTTCCCCTGCTACCAGTCCCCTATCCCACCTAGCCATTGCTGAACACTCTGCGACCAGGCAACTCTGATAATCGAACACTGTTGCTCCTGTTTCCTGACTCAGGGACGCCAGACCTTTCAGCGTTTTGATAAGTTCAATGACAAATACAACCCTGTGGGAGCGAGTGAACTACGGGACCTCTACCTGAAGACAGATAATTTCATCAATGGGGAATATTTTGCCACCATCATCAAGGTAAGGAAGAACCAACCAGATCTATTTAatctggctgtttttttttttttttgcagcactgggatttgaacacaggacctacaccttgagtcactccaccagcttttttttttttttttgagttgagtgttttcaagataggatctcatgagctatttttccagggtgactttgaaccatgatcctcctgatctctgcctcccaagtagctagaatcgcTGGCGTGaactaccagtgcctggcctgaCATCATTCTTGAGAAGGGATGGGCGGGGaggacagaaaaagaaggaacagaaggagggagcaaaggTGCTATCTCTGGTGCCAAACACTATGCAAATAAGAATCTTTTGTGAAAGTCATTGGATTGATTTTTAAAGACCTCCATTTCTAGGGTGGAGAAATTGAGGGAATGGTTTTGGGAGCAAGGACTTTGCCTGTTGAGGTTTTGGTGAGGTGTAGATTCAGGAAGAGTTCTCTGAGgtatttggctcaagtggtagagcacctgcttagcaagtacaaggccctgagttcaaatcccagcactgcaaaaaaaaaaagcgaatGAAATtttaaagggctggcagagtggctcaagtggtagagcgcctgcttagcaagcatgaggccttgagttcaaaccctagtactgccttaaaaaaaaaaaagaatacacaggAAGAGCTAGGACGGGTATTCACACTCAAGATGGCTGTGCTTTCGGAAGCAGGATTAGCATGCAAGGTTGAGAGATGAGCGTTCAGGGAGCCAGGGAAATGTGAAAAGTTCACTCCTCTCACAGGCACCTTGAGTATCTCATCACTCTTACTTGGCCTTTGCTCTCTCTGGTCTCTCCACTGGATTCTCTTCAGCTCTTAgatcttcccctcctccttcctctcatgtttcctcatttttttctgaataccCAGCCCCTCTCCCCAGATCCCACAGGTCTACACACTCCTGGGGACTTGTGGAAACTCCTGGCCTTGCACTCCTCTCTTGGCTTTGCAGGAGGTGGGAGGCGACCTGGTGGAGGCCAAGTACCAGCATGCGGAGCCCCGTCTGTCCATCTATGGCCGCAGTCCTGACGAGTGGAGCAAACTCTCCTCCTGGTTTGTCTGCAACCGCATCTACTGCCCTAACATGACATGGATGATCCAGGTCCCCAGGATCTAGTATGTATCTGCCCGTGGGAAACCCTGAAGCCTGCCCTTGTCTCACCTGCCTCATCTCCCACCTGAACAAGACATGTCCAGCCCATCTAGGCAAAAATTAGCTTTGTTGAAGCAGCACTCAGTCTGGGGTCCTGTGTGCTTGGTTTTGCCCACTCTGAGTAcacactcttttttctttttttaactagtatatttatatatatttgtcagtactgggatttgaactcagggattcatacttcctaggcagccactctaccacttgagccactccaccagccccatacACAGCACTCTTGACCAGACAGGAGTTAGGAAAATTATTTCAGTTCCGTTTTATAACCAGGAGCTAAATAAGAACTAAGCTAGAAAAAGAACTATGTGCATTTTAGTATATACTTTCTGCTGGTTGTTTTCTCTGTGTCTAGTTCATTCTTTCTGTGTTCATCTGTACTAGGATAtagctttatttcttttccttttctatttccttccttccattcttccttcccctctcccttcctccccaccccccacctccttttcctttccacagggtcttgctatatagcccagactggcctcaaactcatgatcctcctgcctccaattcctaggtgctgggattatagttgtgaaccatcatgcctggctctgaTATGGTTTTATTGTATTCAAACCTTTACCACAGTCTGCTGACTATCTCACTCACAAGTGCTCAAGTTCTCCAGAGtatttgttagtggtgttgctgaggAAGTATATTTCATACATCACTTACTGCCCTTGGGTGGTTTCTCTGTTTGTTCAGTATCATTGATCTTTTATCTAATTTACATGTTCATATAGTCTCTGGCAACCTGCTTGGGTGCTCTGTGTGCCCTGTGGCAACGTAAGAGTTTTATCCTGTCTCTTGGCCCAAGAGGGCAATACTTCCTAAGACCATTGAGGCAGAGATGCAGTAGAATGGGATCGTTAGGAATACGTACTCTTGACCTATATTGGCTGTGCTTGACTCTTGGTTCCATCACTTACTATCTCTGTGGCCCTGGGCAAGTTACATGACGTCCCTTAAAAGGGGTAAAAAGAGCACCTAGCTCACTGAGATGAAGAATCTCGAGAGTGGGTGTAAGAGGAACATAGCAGATCTTTTTCTTGTATATGGCATTTGATCCTGTGGTTCCCTCATACCAGATTCATTGGTCCtaaaattcttcctttcctcctaagTTCTCTTCATTCTTGCTCTAGTGATGTGTTCCGATCTAAGAATTTCCTTCCACACTTCGGAAAGATGCTGGAGAATATTTTCCTGCCAGTGTTTGAGGCCACCATCAACCCCCAGGCGCACCCAGACCTCAGTGTTTTCCTCAAGCACGTAAGCATGACCTCCAGGCCTTCACACTGCTCACAAGCCTGTCCCCTGCTCTGGCCATGACTAACTCTGGTGCTTATCTCTTTACATCTGGTCATTCCCTGTGGAGCTGAAAGTTTATCTGAGGGCAGCACCCTTGCATTTGGCCTGAACCCACCGCATGGCTCACTTTTCCTGACAGATCACGGGCTTCGACAGTGTGGATGATGAGTCAAAACACAGTGGTCACATGTTCTCCTCCAAGAGTCCCAAGCCCCAGGAATGGACAATGGAAAAGAACCCATCTTACACTTACTATGCCTACTACATGTATGCAAACATCATGGTGCTCAACAGCTTGAGAAAGTAAGTGCCAGAGAGGTGGAGCCAAGGCACAGGCTATCCCACCCAGCTCTCTCCTCAAGCGTTTGCACTCTGGGTACATTCCTGATATGCTTCCAATTGGCCCAAGTCAcacatttctactttttcttcagtTTGTTAAGGGACAGTAATAGACATTTTTGGTATCTTCAATATCTTTCACAGTTCCTTTCCATTAAAAAGTTTAGGAATTTATATGCGATTTATTATACCGCTCCATAGGTTTTACTCTTCATGTCTGTGGGTAAGGAATGGAGAATATCATATTGGACTTTCTTTTCTGTGCTAGCGGTTGAACCCAGTTCTTTATAATCATTCCCCCCTAAATTGTAAAGAGCAGAAATGATGAGATAGCAATACTGAGAAGTCTCCTGTTGAGACTGAAGTTGTTTCTGCTGAGGTACTCAACTCCTTATTGCCTTCATACCCCATGTCCTCAGctgcctctttttttgtttgtttgtggtactggggcttgaactcagggcctacaccttgagctactccaccagcccttttttgtgttgggtgttttctagatagggtcttgtgaactatttgcccaggctggctttgaaacttgatcttcctgatctctgcctcctgggtagctaggattatgggcgggcatgagccaccagcacttttAAAACAGTTTGTATTCAGGAACAATTAAGATGATGATTTGGGATTGTGTTTTGCTGAATCCTTTGGAGGGTTGCtccacttcctcccctccctccttccctcctttcttccttcttcctctcctccctcccttttttctttctttctttcttggtgctggggtttaaactctgggcattgcacttgctaggcaggcgctctccaATTTGAACCATGCTCCCTACCTCCCCACAGCAATTTCATTTCCACAGGGAACGTGGCATGAATACATTTCTGTTCCGACCTCACTGTGGGGAAGCTGGAGCTCTCACCCACCTCATGACGGCATTTATGATAGCAGATAACATCTCTCATGGTCTGAATTTAAAAAAGGTGAGTTGAAGGCTCTTCTTAATATCAGTTTCTATATTGAAGCTGGGGGTATCTTTTTCTGCCCCCTACCATACTGTCACAATCTGCTACCAACACTGGAATCAAATTCATGTAGACCACAAAAAgacttttgagattttttttttttaagtgcagcTCATTCAACAGAGAGAAGCAAATGGGCTTCTTAAGATTACCTAATTAGTTGCTGTCAGAGATGAGTTAATGGAGATCTCTGGTTTAGAACTCTGACAAGGATAACTTAGAGGGCACTTGGCTTGCCTGGAGCTAGTTTTTGCCAGATATCTCTTGTAAGAGTCAGAGCTTTTGTGTAGCAAAACAAGTAGGTTTCAGGGCAAAAGCTTTTGAGCTTTAATCGCCTAGGTTAGATGGTCTAGCTTAGAGATGGCTCTAGTAAAAgttcaaataaaaaacatgatGATCCTAGACACATT
Protein-coding sequences here:
- the Ampd1 gene encoding AMP deaminase 1, giving the protein MPLFKRSAERKQIDDAMRSFAEKVFASEVKDEGGRHEISPFDVDEICPISHREMQAHIFHMETLSLSGSMDARRKRRFQGRKTVNLSIPQSETSSTKLSHIDDFISSSPTYENVPDFQRVQITGDYASGVTVEDFEMVCKGLYRALCIREKYMQKSFQRFPQTPSKYLRSVDGEAWVAIESFYPVFTPPPKKAEDPFRTDDLPENLGYHLKMKDGVVYIYPNEAAASKDEPKPYSYPDLDDFLDDMNFLLALIAQGPVKTYTHRRLKFLSSKFQVHQMLNEMDELKELKNNPHRDFYNCRKVDTHIHAAACMNQKHLLRFIKKSYHIDADRVVYSTKEKNLTLQELFAQLKMHPYDLTVDSLDVHAGRQTFQRFDKFNDKYNPVGASELRDLYLKTDNFINGEYFATIIKEVGGDLVEAKYQHAEPRLSIYGRSPDEWSKLSSWFVCNRIYCPNMTWMIQVPRIYDVFRSKNFLPHFGKMLENIFLPVFEATINPQAHPDLSVFLKHITGFDSVDDESKHSGHMFSSKSPKPQEWTMEKNPSYTYYAYYMYANIMVLNSLRKERGMNTFLFRPHCGEAGALTHLMTAFMIADNISHGLNLKKSPVLQYLFFLAQIPIAMSPLSNNSLFLEYAKNPFLDFLQKGLMISLSTDDPMQFHFTKEPLMEEYAIAAQVFKLSTCDMCEVARNSVLQCGISHEEKAKFLGDNYLEEGPIGNDIRKTNVAQIRMAYRYETWCYELNLIAEGLKSTE